TCAGGAGATCGTGTTCAGCCACCCTGCACCGCCGTGAGGATCTCGATTTCCCAGCCACGCGCGACGGATTCGTCCCAGCGCCCGCGCGGGAACAGCGCACCGTCGACGGCGACGGCAATTCCCTTGCTGGGCAGTTCGAGGTGCGTCAGAAGTTCGGTCACCGTGACGGCTCGATCGAATTCGAGTTCCTCGCCATTGACGGTGATCCCGATCGGGACCTGCTCACTCATGAATTTTCCTTCACTGCTGCGAACCGCTCGGGTTCGGTTCCTTTGACCTCGACCAATGATGTGCCGTTCAACAACGCGAGTGTTGCGTCTGCCGTGACCGGAGTCAGGAGCACGCCGTTGCGGCCGTGCCCGGTGGAGATGACAACTCGCTCCGAGACCCGCCCGATCAGCGGCAGGTTGTCCGGCGTCATCGGACGCAAACCGGCCGCGCACTCGTAGAGTTCGTATTCACCGATCGCCGGCATCAGGGCTTCGGCGTCGTTGATCAGATCTCGCACACCGGCCATGGTGACCTGCGTGTCCTCGCCGGATTCGTATTGTGTTGCACCGACCACGATTCCGTCGCCGCGCGGCACGAGGTACGCGGGTCGGCCGTGGACGCTACCTCGGATGGTTCGACTGGGCGCGGGCGTCACTCCCGGCCGGCTGCGCAAACGCAGGATCTCACCTTTGACCGGCCGCACGGGTAGTCCCGGCCACAGCTTCGGTGAGGCGATTCCTGCGCTCAGCACGATCTGGTCGGTGTCGAGTTCTGCGAGATCGTGCACGGCGCGGTTGATCAATTCGACGCCCGACGCCATGCAAGCCGCCTGCAGCGCGGCCAACAACACA
The nucleotide sequence above comes from Rhodococcus sp. KBS0724. Encoded proteins:
- the thiS gene encoding sulfur carrier protein ThiS, producing the protein MSEQVPIGITVNGEELEFDRAVTVTELLTHLELPSKGIAVAVDGALFPRGRWDESVARGWEIEILTAVQGG
- the thiO gene encoding glycine oxidase ThiO, translated to MSTHARSVAVIGGGVIGLSIAWYAARDGWAVQLYDPAIGTGASWVAGGMLAPLSEGWPGEETALTVGAASLARWPEFGADLQKFGPSVFTTDSSLTVALDSADAQDLATIAEWVSAQGHELEILGRAQIRELEPMLGRGIRSGLMAVGESAVDNRVLLAALQAACMASGVELINRAVHDLAELDTDQIVLSAGIASPKLWPGLPVRPVKGEILRLRSRPGVTPAPSRTIRGSVHGRPAYLVPRGDGIVVGATQYESGEDTQVTMAGVRDLINDAEALMPAIGEYELYECAAGLRPMTPDNLPLIGRVSERVVISTGHGRNGVLLTPVTADATLALLNGTSLVEVKGTEPERFAAVKENS